The genomic window CGATCATCGGATACGGATGCGGCCCAGCCGTCGTGCCGATCAAATAATAAGTGGTGCGCACGGTCGCGATCCAATCGCGGATCGCCTCGTTCATCGCGTCCTTCAGGCTTTTGCTGCCGCTATCGACCGGCGTGACTTTCGCGCCGAGCAGCTTCATCCGAAAGACGTTGAGCGATTGCCGCTCGACGTCCACCGCACCCATGAACACTTCGCATTCGCGCTGAAAAAGCGCCGCCATCGTCGCCGTCGCAACTCCATGCTGGCCCGCGCCGGTCTCGGCGCTGATGCGCTCCTTGTTCATGCGCACCGCGAGCAGCGCCTGGCCGAGCGTATTGTTCACCTTGTGCGCGCCGGTGTGGCAAAGGTCCTCGCGCTTCAGATAGATCTTCGCGCCGCCGAGCCGCGCGGTCAGATTCGCCGCGAGATAAAGCGGCGTTGGCCGGCCGACGAAATCGCGCGAACGCTTTTCCAGCTCGTCGCGAAATTTCGGATCGCGCCGCGCCTGCTTGTACGCACTTTCGAGTTCGAACAGCGCGGGCATCAGCGTCTCCGCGACGTATTTACCGCCGAACTGGCCGAAATGGCCGCGGCTATCGGGCACGTTTTGCATTGATAACGAAGCTCCTGATTTTGTCGTGATCCTTGACTCCTGGCGACGACTCGACGCCGCTCGCGCAGTCCACCGCATACGGATTCAGCGCCGCGACTTCGCCGACATTGTCGGGCGTGAGGCCGCCGGCGACGAACGTTCGGCTCAAATCGAGAGCGCGCAAATCGTCCAACGGAATTCGACGGCCGGTGCCGCCGTACAGTTTCGTGTCGAACACGTCGAGCAGCACAAAATCGCTCGCACTCGGCGCAACCTGCGCTCCCGCCGCGATACGGCGCGTCGCGATCACCGGAATCGGCCATCCGCGCAGCATCGCGTCGTCCTCATCGCCGGAGAATTGCAGCAGATCGAGGCTGAGCGCGCGGCGATACTCCTCGATATACGTGCGATCGGCATTGACGAACACGCCGATCACGCCAGCCCGCGCGCCGATCGCGTCGCGCACCACGCGCGCGCAATCGAGCGCGAGATAACGCGGACTCGGCGCAAAAAAATTGAGCCCGAGCATGTCGGCGCCGGCGGCGATCGCGGCGTCGGCATCTTCGACGCGAGTGATCCCGCAAATTTTCACTCGAACACTCATCTCATTTCACTTGAGCTCGCCATCACTCTCGAATGCCTTCATCAGTTCACCGAGTTTCGCGCGCGGCGCTCCGCCGCGCAGCAGACTTTCGCCGATTAGAAACGCGCGCGCACCGGCGGAATTGAGACGACGGATGTCGCTCACCGTATCGATTCCGCTCTCCGCGACGATCGTCGCGTCGCCGGCGTAGCGATCGAGCAATCGCTCCGTCACCGCGAGATCGGTCACAAAAGTGTGCAGGTCGCGGTTGTTGATGCCGATAAGCCCGGCGCCGATTTGCGCGGCGATACCAAATTCATGCTCGTTGTGCACTTCGACTAGCGTCGCCATCCCGAGTTCGCGCGCGAGCGCGGCGAGCGAGCGCAATTCGCCTTCTTTGAGCATCGCGATAATCAGCAGGACACAGTCGGCGCCCGCGGCGCGCGCCTCGTAAACCTGGTAGGGCTCGAAAATGAAATCCTTGCGCAACAAGGGTACATCGACGGCGGCGCGGACGGCGCGCAGATCGTCGAGCGAGCCTTTGAAGTGGCGATCGGTGAGGACGGAAATCGCGGCGGCGCCCGCCTCGACGTACTCGCGCGCAACAGTCGCGGGGTCGAGTCCCGGCATGATGTCGCCCTTGCTCGGCGAGGCGCGTTTGATTTCGGCGATAATCGCGGGGCGGCGCGAGCGGAGCGCGCCGATGAAATCGCGCGGCTTGGGCGCGCGTCCCGCCTGCGCGACGATCGCGACCGGCGACACGACTTGTCGTTGCGCGCGAATTTCAACTCGCTTGGCCGCGTAAATTTCGTCGAGGATGGAACTCATCGGATCTCATCGTGGCTGGCGCGCCGCAAATTATCGAGCACCTTAAGCGCACCTCGCGACGCGATTATTTCGCGCGCCGCTGCGACACCCGCTTTCAGCGAATCGGCCTTGCCGCCGAGGTAAATCGCAGCGCCGCCGTTGAGCGCGACGACATCTTGCGCCGGCCCCCTGCCGCCATCAAGCGCGACGCGAAGCATCCGAATCGCGTCGTCGAGGTTTTCGATTTCGAGCGCGCGATGATCGCCGCGCGTGACGCCCAAACTTTCCGGCGTCACCTCATATTCCGTTAGCTCGCCGCCCTGGCGAAGTTCGACGACGCGCGTCGGTCCGCTGATCGAAATCTCGTCAAGGCCATCTGCGCCGCGCACGACCATCGCGCGCTTGGCGCCGAGCGCTTTGAGCGCGCGCGAGATCGGACCGATCAGGCGGTCGTTGGCAACCCCAAGAAGATGAAACGCCGGACGCGCGGGACTGCCGAGCGCGCCCATCAGGTTGAAAATCGTCGGCATCGCAAGCGCACGCCGCACCTCCGCGAGGCGCTTGAACGCCGGATGATAACTGGGCGCGAAGATGAAACAGATTCCCGCCGTGTCGAGGCATCGATTGAGCCCATCCGGATCGAGATCGATCTTCACGCCGAGCGCCTCGAGCACGTCGGCGGCGCCGACCAGTCCGCTGATCGCGCGATTGCCGTGCTTCGCGACGCGCACGCCGGCGGCCGCCGCAACCAGCGCCGCCGCGGTCGAAATGTTGAACGTGCGAGCGCCGTCACCGCCGGTACCGCACGTGTCGAGCACCTCGCGACCGCGGAGATCGAGCGGACGCGCGCGCTTGAGCATCGCACGCACCGCGCCGGCCAACTCTTCTCCCTCCGCAGTTTTCAGCTTGAGCGCAATCAGAAACGCGCCGACGACCGCATCGTGGGCTTTGCCGTCCATCACTTCACCGATCGCGAATTCAGCTTCGTCTTCGGTGAGCGTGCGGCCTTCGACGATTGCCGCCAGCGCGTCGTGAATCGAGTTCATTGCGCGACCCGGTCGAGAAAGTTTTGCAGCAGATGCTTGCCCTCAAAAGTCAGAATCGACTCGGGATGAAATTGCACGCCCTCGACCGAAACTTCCTTGTGGCGAAGTCCCATGATTTCGTTTTCGGCGGTGCGCGCGCTGATTTCGAGCGTCGGCGGCAGCGAGTCGGGCTCGACGATTAGCGAATGATAGCGCATCGCGTCGAACGGACTCGGGATGCCCGCGAAGATCGTATTACCGTCGTGGAGGATCGGCGAGGTCTTGCCGTGCATCAGGCGCGACGCGCGCACGACGCGCCCGCCGAATGCCTCGCCGATGCATTGAAGGCCAAGGCAGACGCCGAAAATCGGCAACTCGCCGGCCATCTCGCGCAGCAGTTTCACCGAGATGCCGGCCTCGCTGGGAGTGCATGGACCGGGCGAGATCACGACGGCCGCCGGACGCATCGCGCGCACCCCGGCGACGTCGATCGCATCGTTGCGCTTGACGATCACGTCAGCGCCGAGTTCACCGAGGTACTGCACGAGGTTGTAGGTGAACGAATCGTAGTTATCGATCATCAGGATTTTCAGTTTCGATTTTTCGGTCGCCATGATTATTGCCGTTTGCCGATTACCTTTTGGCGGCTGCTTCGAATTCGCGCGCGGCTTGCAGCGCGCGGACCATCGCGCGCGCCTTGTTCACTGACTCCTCGAATTCCGCGCCGGGATCCGAGTCCGCGACGATGCCGCCGCCGGCCTGGATATACACGCGGTTGTTCTTGATTAGCAGCGTGCGGAGCGCGATCGCCGTGTCGGTGTTGCCGGTATAGCTGAAGTAACCGACCGCGCCCGCGTAAACCCCGCGGCGCACCGTTTCGAGCTCGTCGATAATTTCCATCGCGCGGATTTTCGGCGCGCCCGAAACCGTTCCTTGCGGAAACGTCGCGGCGAATGCGTCGAACGCGTCGCACCCCTCGCGCAGCACGCCGGTCACGTTCGACACGATATGCATCACGTGCGAGTAGCGCTCGACGACCATCAACTCGGTAACTTTCACCGAACCGATTTCGGAAACGCGGCCAACGTCGTTGCGCCCGAGATCGACCAGCATCACGTGCTCGGCCTGCTCCTTGGGATCGGCGAGCAGCTCGGCTTCGAGTTCCTTGTCTTCCGCCTCGGTGACGCCGCGTC from Candidatus Binatus sp. includes these protein-coding regions:
- the trpC gene encoding indole-3-glycerol phosphate synthase TrpC; protein product: MSSILDEIYAAKRVEIRAQRQVVSPVAIVAQAGRAPKPRDFIGALRSRRPAIIAEIKRASPSKGDIMPGLDPATVAREYVEAGAAAISVLTDRHFKGSLDDLRAVRAAVDVPLLRKDFIFEPYQVYEARAAGADCVLLIIAMLKEGELRSLAALARELGMATLVEVHNEHEFGIAAQIGAGLIGINNRDLHTFVTDLAVTERLLDRYAGDATIVAESGIDTVSDIRRLNSAGARAFLIGESLLRGGAPRAKLGELMKAFESDGELK
- the trpB gene encoding tryptophan synthase subunit beta yields the protein MQNVPDSRGHFGQFGGKYVAETLMPALFELESAYKQARRDPKFRDELEKRSRDFVGRPTPLYLAANLTARLGGAKIYLKREDLCHTGAHKVNNTLGQALLAVRMNKERISAETGAGQHGVATATMAALFQRECEVFMGAVDVERQSLNVFRMKLLGAKVTPVDSGSKSLKDAMNEAIRDWIATVRTTYYLIGTTAGPHPYPMIVRDFQSVIGREARRQILKEEGRLPDILVACVNGGSNAIGLFYPFIKDKGVRMIGVEAAGLGLSGPHHAATITAGSVGILHGNKTYLLQDELGQVRETHSIAAGLDYPGVGPEHSWLKDVGRAEYTSVTDAEALEALKTLSEIEGIIPALESSHAVAHAIKLAPTLPREQVMIVNLSGRGDKDMQTVAKAFGVSL
- a CDS encoding phosphoribosylanthranilate isomerase produces the protein MSVRVKICGITRVEDADAAIAAGADMLGLNFFAPSPRYLALDCARVVRDAIGARAGVIGVFVNADRTYIEEYRRALSLDLLQFSGDEDDAMLRGWPIPVIATRRIAAGAQVAPSASDFVLLDVFDTKLYGGTGRRIPLDDLRALDLSRTFVAGGLTPDNVGEVAALNPYAVDCASGVESSPGVKDHDKIRSFVINAKRAR
- a CDS encoding aminodeoxychorismate/anthranilate synthase component II; translated protein: MATEKSKLKILMIDNYDSFTYNLVQYLGELGADVIVKRNDAIDVAGVRAMRPAAVVISPGPCTPSEAGISVKLLREMAGELPIFGVCLGLQCIGEAFGGRVVRASRLMHGKTSPILHDGNTIFAGIPSPFDAMRYHSLIVEPDSLPPTLEISARTAENEIMGLRHKEVSVEGVQFHPESILTFEGKHLLQNFLDRVAQ
- the trpD gene encoding anthranilate phosphoribosyltransferase encodes the protein MNSIHDALAAIVEGRTLTEDEAEFAIGEVMDGKAHDAVVGAFLIALKLKTAEGEELAGAVRAMLKRARPLDLRGREVLDTCGTGGDGARTFNISTAAALVAAAAGVRVAKHGNRAISGLVGAADVLEALGVKIDLDPDGLNRCLDTAGICFIFAPSYHPAFKRLAEVRRALAMPTIFNLMGALGSPARPAFHLLGVANDRLIGPISRALKALGAKRAMVVRGADGLDEISISGPTRVVELRQGGELTEYEVTPESLGVTRGDHRALEIENLDDAIRMLRVALDGGRGPAQDVVALNGGAAIYLGGKADSLKAGVAAAREIIASRGALKVLDNLRRASHDEIR